One window of the Cotesia glomerata isolate CgM1 linkage group LG10, MPM_Cglom_v2.3, whole genome shotgun sequence genome contains the following:
- the LOC123272628 gene encoding uncharacterized protein LOC123272628, with product MRWKYAYYFLIVTFLVMIFVSLISISVSMYLNELRHQPVTIYSVDLASNISASDTDENYNCSISVSDQSIDNNTQKPVGDGLTDDNDKIILRADIHSASTPINKTGRIDNLITPETSQNINKTNKETSQSTNKTNKDVVTDRKDDSVDQNKKNVTEQSTPTPDKSIQWLDIENPDWILPIFYKNKSDTPSIWKYDCMGILIHPKAVLTVRFTVNKSKEVVHAVGIFNRTKGRNEIDVNYDQLYDPLKFISAQPYKLIEFSYTLNNKRKNETKYESGLLMMIMKEAINSIKPVDVSQTSLMPLQDMFDEKIEKECVHVTFAMNSDTHHFEELKISEKLMNRSAMVESYIATYKDKCVKQCELMSVDHIAESNVFGTVESLKFDDKSKKFKLLGSPLVCRLVSDGPNSYSFAGILINSFYTGMYKYINVHHELEWIQQKLNKL from the exons ATGAGGTGGAAATAtgcatattattttttgatcgtTACTTTTCTTGTAATGatatttgtttcattaatttCTATTAGTGTATCTATGTATCTCAATGAACTAAG ACATCAACCTGTGACAATATATTCCGTGGACTTGGCATCAAATATATCAGCCAGCGATACAGATGAAAATTACAACTGTTCAATATCAGTCAGCGATCAAAGTATCGATAACAATACACAGAAGCCTGTTGGTGATGGTCTTACTGacgataatgataaaattatattgagaGCCGATATTCATTCCGCATCAACGCCGATCAATAAAACCGGCAGAATTGATAATCTTATTACACCAGAAACTAGtcagaatataaataaaacgaaTAAAGAAACTAGTCAGAGTACAAATAAAACGAATAAAGATGTTGTAACTGACCGTAAGGATGATAGCGTtgatcaaaacaaaaaaaatgtaacagaACAATCGACTCCGACACCAGATAAGTCAATTCAATGGCTCGATATTGAAAATCCCGACTGGATTTTACctattttctacaaaaacaAATCAGATACTCCATCAATATGGAAATATGATTGCATGGGGATATTGATTCATCCAAAAGCAGTTCTTACCGTTCGTTTTACTGTAAATAA ATCGAAAGAGGTAGTTCATGCTGTTGGAATATTTAACCGAACGAAGGGTCGTAATGAAATTGATGTGAACTACGATCAATTGTATGACCCACTAAAGTTTATAAGTGCTCAACCTTACAAATTAATAGAGTTtt CGTACACATTGAATAACAAAAGAAAGAATGAAACAAAATATGAGTCAGGTTTGCTTATGATGATAATGAAAGAAGCAATAAATTCCATCAAACCTGTGGATGTTTCTCAGACGTCATTAATGCCATTGCAGGACATGTTCGATGAGAAGATCGAGAAAGAGTGCGTTCACGTGACATTCGCGATGAATTCTGACACCcatcattttgaagaattaaaaatttctgagAAACTGATGAATCGTTCAGCAATGGTTGAAAGCTACATAGCAACATACAAAGACAAATGTGTTAAGCAATGTGAACTTATGTCGGTTGATCACATCGCAGAATCGAACGTCTTTGGTACTGTCGAAAGTTTGAAGTTTGATGATAAA AGCAAAAAATTCAAGCTGCTTGGGAGTCCACTGGTTTGCAGGCTTGTCAGTGATGGGCCTAATAGTTATTCGTTCGCGGGAATACTGATAAATTCGTTTTATACTggaatgtataaatatataaatgtacaTCATGAGCTTGAGTGGATTCAACAAAAACTAAACAAATTGTAG
- the LOC123273421 gene encoding serine-rich adhesin for platelets-like: protein MAKMNKTHRPCAKNLTRTSEHRAILNSRDNYSSTESSVSITEINQVDTTTIRSTSDDMIRRPDDKPTGQEITLKTQDKELSIEDGSKSVPGNNISATSSESMKKNEPETKLPSDNDLNTKIQHTVNESNEVSKPPMEESDGSGNSSRTNPDDHTLTTKSPEIKDNPELKDNLESTNSSAGNTFNTMRPKEEGKTENYGPLLTTAKNDTTENGSKISVDKNMSTGDLSGTKNDLNSKTSLVTNTSSAINPIRDSKTEDHGTISATTKSESAKNASSLPSDKDLSSTESLGTKDGLDLLTSSGSNISSTTIPKGDDETKSNGPFSITTKNDTAVNGSSLPSDKDILTATSSETKNNIDPTASSPIDASHTTIPKGDEETKSNGPFSMTTKNETAENSFKIPSDQHTSTTESSETKNNLNSTTSSTNNSFNKTNPKEDDKIEDHETLPTTTKNESGKNSSSFPSDENSTTTESSETKDDLNSTTSSASSTSNTTNSNGDSTAKDHGTLSTTAKDETARNGSGLPSDKNSPPTESSGTKSDLDSTASSPSNASNTTNIIGDDETKTNRPLSTTTKNVTAENRFSLPSDEDVSTTKSSETKNDLNSTTSSTNNTFDTTNPKGDDTIEDHETLPMTMKNKTGENASSLLLGENSSTTESSGTKDDLNSTTSSKNTSFNKTNPKEDDKIEDHETLPTTTKNESGKNSSSFPSDENSTTTESSETKDDLNSTTSSASSTSNTTNSNGDSTAKDHGTLSTTAKDETARNGSGLPSDKNSPPTESSGTKSDLDSTASSPSNASNTTNTIGDHETKTNRPLSTTTKNVTAENRSSLPSDEDVSTTKSSETKNDLNSTTSSTNNTFDTTNPKGDDKIEDHETLPMTIKNKTGENASGLLLGENSSTTESSGTKDDLNSTTSSKNTSFNKTNPKEDDKIEDHGTLPTTTKNESGKKSSSFPSDENSTFTESSGTKDDLNSTTSSASSTSNTTNSNGDSTAKDHGTLSTTAKDETARNGSDFPSDKNSPPTESSGTKSDLDSTASSPSNASNTTNIIGDDETKTNRPLSTTTKNVTAENRFSLPSDEDVSTTKSSETKNDLNSTTSATNNTFDTTKPKGDDTIEDHETLPMTIKNKTGENASGLLLGENSSTTESSGTKDDLNSTTSSKNTSFNKTNPKEDDKIEDHETLPTTTKNESGKKSSSFPSDENSTFTESSGTKDDLNSTTSSASSTSNTTNSNGDSTAKDHGTLSTTAKDETARNGSGLPSDKNSPPTESSGTKSDLDSTASSPSNASNTTNIIGDDETKTNRPLSTTTKNVTAENRFSLPSDEDVSTTKSSETKNDLNSTTSSTNNTFDTTNPKGDDKIEDHETLPMTMKNKTGENASSLLLGENSSTTESSGTKDDLNSTTSSKNNSLNKTNPKEDDKIEDHETLPTTTKNESGKNSSSFPSDENSTTTESSETKDDLNSTTSSASSTSNTTNSNGDSTAKDHGTLSTTAKDETARNGSGLPSDKNSPPTESSGTKSDLDSTASSPSNASNTTNIIGDDETKTNRPLSTTTKNVTAENRFSLPSDEDVSTTKSLETKNDLNSTTSSTNNTFDTTNPKGDDAIEDHETLPMTMKNKTGENASSLLLGENSSTTESSGTKDDLNSTTSSKNNSLNKTNPKEDDKIEDHETLPTTTKNESGKNSSSFPSDENSTTTESSETKDDLNSTTSSASSTSNTTNSNGDSTAKDHGTLSTTAKDETARNGSGLPSDKNSPPTESSGTKSDLDSTASSPSNASNTTNIIGDDETKTNRPLSTTTKNVTAENRFSLPSDEDVSTTKSLETKNDLNSTTVSASNTSNPTNPKGDAKTEDHGTLSTTTTNEATKNVTNDSSDKDMSTTESSGTKNDLESTTTSASNTSTTANRKYCFYFYFDINELIKSIYNILVSSTRKP from the coding sequence ATGGCAAAAATGAACAAAACTCACAGACCATGTGCGAAGAATTTGACAAGAACTTCTGAACATCGTGCTATTTTAAATTCTCGAGATAATTATTCTTCAACTGAGAGCTCAGTAAGTATCACAGAGATTAATCAAGTGGATACAACGACAATAAGAAGCACTTCTGATGATATGATACGTCGACCGGATGATAAACCTACGGGACAAGAAATCACGTTGAAGACACAGGATAAAGAACTTTCTATTGAAGATGGTTCTAAATCAGTTCCAGGCAATAATATTTCAGCTACAAGCTCAGAAAGTATGAAGAAGAATGAGCCGGAAACAAAACTGCCGTCTGATAACGATCTTAATACTAAGATCCAACATACGGTTAATGAAAGTAACGAGGTTAGTAAACCACCGATGGAAGAGAGCGATGGTTCTGGGAATAGTTCTAGAACAAATCCCGATGACCATACTTTAACAACGAAATCTCcagaaataaaagataatcCAGAACTAAAAGATAATCTAGAATCAACAAACTCATCAGCAGGGAACACTTTCAATACAATGCGTCCAAAAGAAGAGGGTAAGACGGAGAATTATGGACCATTGTTAACGACAGCGAAAAATGATACTACTGAAAATGGTTCTAAAATTTCTGTAGATAAAAATATGTCTACTGGAGACTTATCAGGAACCAAAAATGATCTAAATTCAAAGACATCATTAGTAACTAATACTTCCAGTGCAATTAATCCAATACGAGATAGTAAGACTGAAGATCATGGAACAATCTCAGCAACTACGAAGAGTGAATCTGCTAAAAATGCTTCCAGCCTTCCTTCTGACAAAGATTTATCATCTACAGAATCATTAGGAACCAAGGATGGTCTAGATTTACTGACATCATCAGGAAGTAACATTTCAAGTACAACGATTCCAAAAGGGGATGATGAAACTAAGAGTAACGGACCATTTTcaataacaacaaaaaatgATACTGCTGTAAATGGTTCTAGCCTCCCTTCAGATAAAGATATATTGACTGCAACATCATCAGAAACCAAGAATAATATAGATCCCACAGCATCATCACCAATTGATGCTTCTCATACAACGATTCCAAAAGGAGATGAAGAAACTAAGAGTAATGGACCATTTTCAATGACaacaaaaaatgaaactgctgaaaatagttttaaaatacCTTCTGATCAACATACGTCAACTACGGAATCATCAGAAACCAAAAATAATCTAAACTCAACGACATCATCGACAAATAActcttttaataaaacaaatccaAAAGAAGATGATAAGATTGAGGATCATGAAACATTGCCAACGACGACGAAGAACGAATCTGGTAAAAATAGTTCTAGCTTTCCTTCAGATGAAAATTCAACAACTACAGAATCATCAGAAACCAAGGACGATCTGAACTCAACGACATCATCGGCGAGTAGTACTTCCAACACAACGAATTCTAATGGAGATTCCACGGCTAAGGATCATGGAACATTGTCAACAACCGCAAAGGATGAAACTGCTAGAAATGGTTCTGGTCTTCCATCAGATAAAAATTCACCACCTACAGAATCGTCAGGAACCAAAAGCGATCTAGACTCAACAGCATCATCACCAAGTAACGCTTCCAATACAACGAATATAATAGGAGATGATGAGACTAAGACTAATAGACCATTGTCAACGACAACAAAGAATGTTACTGCTGAAAATCGTTTTAGCTTGCCTTCAGATGAAGATGTGTCGACTACAAAATCATCAGAAACCAAAAATGATCTAAACTCAACGACATCATCGACAAATAACACTTTCGACACAACAAATCCAAAAGGAGATGATACGATTGAGGATCATGAAACATTGCCAATGACAATGAAGAACAAAACTGGTGAAAATGCCTCTAGCCTTCTTTTAGGTGAAAATTCATCAACCACAGAATCATCAGGAACCAAGGACGATTTGAACTCAACGACATCATCAAAAAATACctcttttaataaaacaaatccaAAAGAAGATGATAAGATTGAGGATCATGAAACATTGCCAACGACGACGAAGAACGAATCTGGTAAAAATAGTTCTAGCTTTCCTTCAGATGAAAATTCAACAACTACAGAATCATCAGAAACCAAGGACGATCTGAACTCAACGACATCATCGGCGAGTAGTACTTCCAACACAACGAATTCTAATGGAGATTCCACGGCTAAGGATCATGGAACATTGTCAACAACCGCAAAGGATGAAACTGCTAGAAATGGTTCTGGTCTTCCATCAGATAAAAATTCACCACCTACAGAATCGTCAGGAACCAAAAGCGATCTAGACTCAACAGCATCATCACCAAGTAATGCTTCCAATACAACGAATACAATAGGAGATCATGAGACTAAGACTAATAGACCATTGTCAACGACAACAAAGAATGTTACTGCTGAAAATCGTTCTAGCTTGCCTTCAGATGAAGATGTGTCGACTACAAAATCATCAGAAACCAAAAATGATCTAAACTCAACGACATCATCGACAAATAACACTTTCGACACAACAAATCCAAAAGGAGATGATAAGATTGAGGATCATGAAACATTGCCAATGACAATCAAGAACAAAACTGGTGAAAATGCCTCTGGCCTTCTTTTAGGTGAAAATTCATCAACCACAGAATCATCAGGAACCAAGGACGATTTGAACTCAACGACATCATCAAAAAATACctcttttaataaaacaaatccaAAAGAAGATGATAAGATTGAGGATCATGGAACATTGCCAACGACGACGAAGAACGAATCTGGTAAAAAAAGTTCTAGCTTTCCTTCAGATGAAAATTCAACATTTACAGAATCATCAGGAACCAAGGACGATCTGAACTCAACGACATCATCGGCGAGTAGTACTTCCAACACAACGAATTCTAATGGAGATTCCACGGCTAAGGATCATGGAACATTGTCAACAACCGCAAAGGATGAAACTGCTAGAAATGGTTCTGATTTTCCATCAGATAAAAATTCACCACCTACAGAATCGTCAGGAACCAAAAGCGATCTAGACTCAACAGCATCATCACCAAGTAATGCTTCCAATACAACGAATATAATAGGAGATGATGAGACTAAGACTAATAGACCATTGTCAACGACAACAAAGAATGTTACTGCTGAAAATCGTTTTAGCTTGCCTTCAGATGAAGATGTGTCGACTACAAAATCATCAGAAACCAAAAATGATCTAAACTCAACGACATCAGCGACAAATAACACTTTCGACACAACAAAACCAAAAGGAGATGATACGATTGAGGATCATGAAACATTGCCAATGACAATCAAGAACAAAACTGGTGAAAATGCCTCTGGCCTTCTTTTAGGTGAAAATTCATCAACCACAGAATCATCAGGAACCAAGGACGATTTGAACTCAACGACATCATCAAAAAATACctcttttaataaaacaaatccaAAAGAAGATGATAAGATTGAGGATCATGAAACATTGCCAACGACGACGAAGAACGAATCTGGTAAAAAAAGTTCTAGCTTTCCTTCAGATGAAAATTCAACATTTACAGAATCATCAGGAACCAAGGACGATCTGAACTCAACGACATCATCGGCGAGTAGTACTTCCAACACAACGAATTCTAATGGAGATTCCACGGCTAAGGATCATGGAACATTGTCAACAACCGCAAAGGATGAAACTGCTAGAAATGGTTCTGGTCTTCCATCAGATAAAAATTCACCACCTACAGAATCGTCAGGAACCAAAAGCGATCTAGACTCAACAGCATCATCACCAAGTAACGCTTCCAATACAACGAATATAATAGGAGATGATGAGACTAAGACTAATAGACCATTGTCAACGACAACAAAGAATGTTACTGCTGAAAATCGTTTTAGCTTGCCTTCAGATGAAGATGTGTCGACTACAAAATCATCAGAAACCAAAAATGATCTAAACTCAACGACATCATCGACAAATAACACTTTCGACACAACAAATCCAAAAGGAGATGATAAGATTGAGGATCATGAAACATTGCCAATGACAATGAAGAACAAAACTGGTGAAAATGCCTCTAGCCTTCTTTTAGGTGAAAATTCATCAACCACAGAATCATCAGGAACCAAGGACGATTTGAACTCAACGACATCATCAAAAAATAActctttaaataaaacaaatccaAAAGAAGATGATAAGATTGAGGATCATGAAACATTGCCAACGACGACGAAGAACGAATCTGGTAAAAATAGTTCTAGCTTTCCTTCAGATGAAAATTCAACAACTACAGAATCATCAGAAACCAAGGACGATCTGAACTCAACGACATCATCGGCGAGTAGTACTTCCAACACAACGAATTCTAATGGAGATTCCACGGCTAAGGATCATGGAACATTGTCAACAACCGCAAAGGATGAAACTGCTAGAAATGGTTCTGGTCTTCCATCAGATAAAAATTCACCACCTACAGAATCGTCAGGAACCAAAAGCGATCTAGACTCAACAGCATCATCACCAAGTAACGCTTCCAATACAACGAATATAATAGGAGATGATGAGACTAAGACTAATAGACCATTGTCAACGACAACAAAGAATGTTACTGCTGAAAATCGTTTTAGCTTGCCTTCAGATGAAGATGTGTCGACTACAAAATCATTAGAAACCAAAAATGATCTAAACTCAACGACATCATCGACAAATAACACTTTCGACACAACAAATCCAAAAGGAGATGATGCGATTGAGGATCATGAAACATTGCCAATGACAATGAAGAACAAAACTGGTGAAAATGCCTCTAGCCTTCTTTTAGGTGAAAATTCATCAACCACAGAATCATCAGGAACCAAGGACGATTTGAACTCAACGACATCATCAAAAAATAActctttaaataaaacaaatccaAAAGAAGATGATAAGATTGAGGATCATGAAACATTGCCAACGACGACGAAGAACGAATCTGGTAAAAATAGTTCTAGCTTTCCTTCAGATGAAAATTCAACAACTACAGAATCATCAGAAACCAAGGACGATCTGAACTCAACGACATCATCGGCGAGTAGTACTTCCAACACAACGAATTCTAATGGAGATTCCACGGCTAAGGATCATGGAACATTGTCAACAACCGCAAAGGATGAAACTGCTAGAAATGGTTCTGGTCTTCCATCAGATAAAAATTCACCACCTACAGAATCGTCAGGAACCAAAAGCGATCTAGACTCAACAGCATCATCACCAAGTAACGCTTCCAATACAACGAATATAATAGGAGATGATGAGACTAAGACTAATAGACCATTGTCAACGACAACAAAGAATGTTACTGCTGAAAATCGTTTTAGCTTGCCTTCAGATGAAGATGTGTCGACTACAAAATCATTAGAAACCAAAA